The Macrobrachium rosenbergii isolate ZJJX-2024 chromosome 18, ASM4041242v1, whole genome shotgun sequence genome has a window encoding:
- the RpL36 gene encoding large ribosomal subunit protein eL36 isoform X1 → MDKMAKKATPRYAMAVGLNKGHRVTKNKRKPKPSSKKGKNTKHNKFIRDIVREVMGFAPYEKRTIELLKVSKDKRALKFLKKRLGTHIRAKRKREEMQRVMGQQRKAAAAAAAAAAAASHK, encoded by the exons ATGG ACAAAATGGCTAAAAAGGCGACTCCTCGATATGCTATGGCCGTTGGCCTTAACAAAGGCCACCGTGTCACAAAGAACAAGAGGAAACCCAAACCAAGTTCAAAGAAGGGG AAAAACACCAAACATAATAAATTCATCCGAGATATTGTCAGAGAAGTGATGGGATTTGCCCCTTATGAAAAGCGTACTATTGAATTGTTGAAAGTTTCCAAGGATAAGAGAGCCCTTAAATTCCTCAAAAAGAGG CTGGGTACACACATCCGTGCCAAGAGGAAGCGTGAGGAAATGCAACGTGTCATGGGACAACAGAgaaaggctgctgctgctgccgctgctgcagctgctgctgcatCCCACAAGTAA
- the RpL36 gene encoding large ribosomal subunit protein eL36 isoform X2 — translation MAKKATPRYAMAVGLNKGHRVTKNKRKPKPSSKKGKNTKHNKFIRDIVREVMGFAPYEKRTIELLKVSKDKRALKFLKKRLGTHIRAKRKREEMQRVMGQQRKAAAAAAAAAAAASHK, via the exons ATGGCTAAAAAGGCGACTCCTCGATATGCTATGGCCGTTGGCCTTAACAAAGGCCACCGTGTCACAAAGAACAAGAGGAAACCCAAACCAAGTTCAAAGAAGGGG AAAAACACCAAACATAATAAATTCATCCGAGATATTGTCAGAGAAGTGATGGGATTTGCCCCTTATGAAAAGCGTACTATTGAATTGTTGAAAGTTTCCAAGGATAAGAGAGCCCTTAAATTCCTCAAAAAGAGG CTGGGTACACACATCCGTGCCAAGAGGAAGCGTGAGGAAATGCAACGTGTCATGGGACAACAGAgaaaggctgctgctgctgccgctgctgcagctgctgctgcatCCCACAAGTAA
- the LOC136848058 gene encoding tigger transposable element-derived protein 1-like, which translates to MKLEEKVKLLDMLKEGKSFAAVGRHFSVNESTVRYIKKKEAEICKSVSMSYFGSAKTVATVRDKTIVKVESALAIWIKDCQKKNVPLDSNIIREKARQPYQQLSTAKEGDDIVRAEEGVEEGELEFLGFDEPAEEEEGEEPQAGPSSAPQGFQASKGWFHRFQKRFHLKSVTLHGESASADTEAAAKYPEAFKKIIEEKGYHPEQVFNMDETGLFWKKMPSRTYLMKDEAKASGFKAQKDRVTLIMCGNAAGFILKPGLIYKAANPSALKNKNKALLPVFWMHNPKAWITKVLTEYWFHQSFIPQVRQYLNDLAMEFKVMLIMDNAGGHPLDLSYKGVQLEFLPPNTTSLLQPMDQGVIRAFKALYARNSLHHLVTAMDSDSEFTQKEYWRKFTIATCLSIISQSLNDMKKETLNTCWNKLWPECVHDYKGFSPEEIQHSAINKAVQLARILGGEGFEDITEDEIGHPY; encoded by the exons atgaaactcgaggagaag gtgaaacttcttgacatgttaaaggagggcaaaagttttgccgcagttggccgccatttcagtgttaatgagagcacagtgagatatatcaagaagaaagaggcggagatatgcaagtctgtgagtatgagctacttcggtagtgcaaagacagttgcaacagtgcgggataaaacaattgtgaaagtggaatctgctctggcaatctggataaaggactgccagaagaaaaacgtgcccctcgactccaacatcattcgcgagaaagcacgacaaccctaccagcagttatcaactgctaaggaaggcgacgaCATAGTACgggcagaggaaggcgttgaagaaggcgaattagaatttttaggctttgatgaaccagcagaagaagaagagggggaagagccccaagcaggaccatcatcagcgcctcaaggtttccaggccagcaaggggtggttccaccgatttcaaaagcggttccacctaaagtctgttactctgcatggggaatcagcatctgcagacactgaagcagccgctaaatatccggaggccttcaagaagatcatcgaggagaagggctaccatccagaacaggtgttcaatatggatgagactggcctgttctggaagaagatgccttcccggacataccttatgaaggacgaagctaaagcctccggattcaaggcccagaaggatagggttaccctcatcatgtgtgggaatgcagctggtttcattcttaaaccaggcctcatttacaaggctgcaaaccccagcgccctcaagaataagaacaaggcattgcttcctgtgttctggatgcataaccctaaggcctggatcaccaaagtcctcacagagtactggttccatcagagcttcatccctcaagttaggcaatacctgaacgacttggccatggagttcaaggtgatgctgattatggataatgctggtggccaccctctcgatctttcttacaagggagtccagcttgagttcctccctcccaacaccacctctctcctccagcctatggaccagggtgtgatccgtgccttcaaggcactctatgcCAGGAACTCCCTCCACcaccttgtaactgcaatggacagtgacagtgaatttacgcaaaaagaatattggcgtaaattcacgattgccacatgtctgagcatcatcagccaatcactgaatgacatgaagaaggagaccctgaacacatgctggaacaagttgtggccggagtgtgttcatgattacaagggcttctctcctgaagaaattcaacattcggccattaataaggctgtccagttggcgaggattctaggtggggaaggctttGAGGACATCACTGAGGATGAAATCgggcacccttattga